From Rutidosis leptorrhynchoides isolate AG116_Rl617_1_P2 chromosome 3, CSIRO_AGI_Rlap_v1, whole genome shotgun sequence, a single genomic window includes:
- the LOC139902724 gene encoding disease resistance protein RPV1-like, protein MSIVLFSKNYADFKWCLDELLGFFAQAFKDHGWKFDDYRVEGWRKALEDAGKLSGLHLQNDANGGAWRTCWSGPALCNLRPRARWYEEKLVSKIIKEVAKYLKRPSLNVAYHPVGIESRMTEIIELLQMETNDVRIVVVWGSGGLSKTTIVKATFNYICSEFESSSFLEDVKDSEKSTSQNKLIWDLMTDKTPKIKNVPRATEEIRQIFMFQRVLVVLDDINKFEHLEMLAIDACFFCPGSRIIITTRDIASVGSLKINAVYSPEALNEYESLRLFSLYAFGNVHSHKGYEMLTTDVVQYASGIPLVLKTIGSSSSKLSKSEWQDNLRKLKKVPNDDVQGKLKVSFDTLDSE, encoded by the exons ATGTCTATTGTATTATTCTCAAAAAACTATGCGGATTTCAAGTGGTGCCTTGATGAGCTG CTGGGTTTTTTTGCTCAGGCATTTAAAGATCACGGATGGAAATTTGACGACTACAGAGTTGAGGGTTGGAGGAAGGCTCTAGAAGATGCTGGCAAATTGTCAGGTCTGCACTTGCAAAACGATGCCAATGG GGGTGCTTGGCGGACGTGCTGGTCAGGGCCGGCCCTATGTAATTTGAGGCCCCGTGCGAGATG GTATGAAGAAAAGTTGGTGAGCAAAATTATTAAAGAAGTTGCGAAGTACTTAAAACGGCCATCTCTCAATGTAGCATACCACCCTGTTGGCATAGAATCTCGTATGACAGAAATCATAGAATTGCTACAAATGGAAACAAATGATGTACGGATAGTTGTTGTTTGGGGTAGTGGTGGCTTAAGCAAGACTACAATTGTTAAAGCTACATTTAACTATATCTGTTCTGAATTTGAAAGCAGTAGTTTTCTTGAAGATGTCAAGGATTCAGAGAAATCCACTTCGCAGAATAAGCTGATTTGGGATCTTATGACTGATAAAACTCCAAAAATAAAAAATGTTCCTCGTGCAACTGAGGAGATCCGACAGATTTTTATGTTTCAAAGGGTTCTTGTTGTTCTTGATGACATTAATAAGTTTGAACACTTGGAAATGTTAGCGATTGATGCTTGTTTCTTTTGTCCAGGAAGCAGAATAATAATAACCACCAGAGATATAGCTTCGGTCGGTTCTCTAAAGATAAATGCTGTCTATTCTCCCGAAGCTCTAAATGAATATGAGTCTCTGAGACTATTCAGTCTATATGCTTTTGGAAATGTCCATTCACATAAAGGCTACGAGATGCTTACAACGGATGTAGTCCAATATGCTAGCGGGATTCCGCTAGTTCTTAAGACTATTGGTTCCTCTAGCTCCAAGTTGAGCAAGTCTGAATGGCAAGATAACCTTAGAAAATTAAAAAAAGTTCCTAATGACGATGTTCAGGGAAAACTTAAAGTAAGTTTTGACACACTTGATTCTGAATAA